A window of Rhododendron vialii isolate Sample 1 chromosome 11a, ASM3025357v1 contains these coding sequences:
- the LOC131306769 gene encoding uncharacterized protein LOC131306769, with translation MLRACALDLSGNWEQHLSLVEFAYNNSYQAMGDHVFLKIRPKKGVIRFGKKGKLSPRYIGPFDIVEKIGKVAYRLVLPPQLDRVHNMFHVSMLRKYLALPTHVLNWEDLTIEEDATYEEEPIEIQDQSEKTIRNKTVKLPPYAYKRRASPL, from the exons ATGTTAAGAGCTTGTGCCTTAGATTTGTCAGGGAATTGGGAGCAGCACTTATCGTTGGTGgagtttgcctacaacaacagctaccaagcaa TGGGAGATCATGTATTCTTGAAGATCAGACCGAAGAAAGGAGTTATcagatttgggaaaaagggaaagttgtCCCCACGCTACATTGGACCTTTCGACATTGTGGAGAAAATCgggaaggttgcgtatcgtcTAGTGCTGCCGCCACAGCTAGATAGAGTACATAACATGTTCCATGTTTCAATGCTCCGCAAGTATCTCGCATTGCCCACGCATGTCCTTAACTGGGAGGACCTCACCATCGAGGAGGATGCGACCTATGAGGAAGAACCAATAGAAATTCAGGACCAAAGTGAAAAGACAATCCGAAACAAGACCGTCAA